The nucleotide window tatcaaattgtcTTGCATGTGTaccttaattttaatattttttctgctACGTGAAGTTCATGTTcacatttaattttccaatcatCTTGGGCAttaatattgtaaaaaatacaaaaacatATAGAATTGAGGAAATCATACAATTTTTTGAGCTCTTAAATACTTTAAGTATTTCttcaacatgaaaaaaatgaaaacctcTGGTATATAATGCAAATATGTGAAAgacaaatatattattttcccTTCTCCTCAAACATTCTTGAGGATATAAAGACTATCATAAGCCAGACGGTGCCCTAATCGGTTAAATAAAGGCCATCATAAGTCTATTTAGGTTaatcttttattttctatctCACTACAAAGCTTGAAAACCCCTTCACCTTCCAATAACCGACTGATTCAGCTAAGAAATTCCTGGGAACTAATTTAATATCGAATACAATCGTAATAAACTGTTAGATTAATCTATCCCCACTTTTTAGAGTAAATGCTGCACGAGGTGCAGCGACAAAGCAGTTTCACAGTTCTGTGAGGCTTCTAAGCGCCAAGGATTCCTCatcgtcatcatcatcagATTCCTCAGACTCTGATGCCGTCAAGCCAATTAAGATTAAACAACCGAaacaacgagacgaagctgcgAAGCAGCAGACGGTTGACTTGTTGAATGAATTGATGGCAAAAATGAATCAAGTAATTATTCTTCATTGCGTGCTAATTTGTAAACCTCATCTCATCGATTTTGTTTATTGACAATCATTTTGGTTTCATTATTATCAGGAAAACTTGGTGAATAGAACGATTGACCTAGCGTTGCCGATCAAGAAACCACCGCCGAAAAAAGTCAAGGAAGTAACTCTgggtatgaatttttttaattgaaattaaagtgAGAACTAGTAATTGAGTTTAATCTGTACCAAAATGTGAAAGATATTGGCATGACTTTAAgatgtttaaataattaaatagataACTAAGTGCAAAATGAAaggttaatttatcaatttcagaggaaaaaatcaaatcagcAGCGAAAGATGTTGCACAGTCTCTTGGAGGTGATGTACAAAAGAGAGAAGAAGAGCTGctcgataaaatattttcagctgGGACTCCACCACCTCCTCCAGTCCTACCTATTCCACctgttaaaaaatccaaaaagaaaaagaagcaGAAACAAACTACAATGCAAAGGGAGGCTCAGAAAATAGAAGCGGAGACTGTGAAGCTTGAAGATGTGTTTGATAAAAAGGAATTGGAGGTTGAAAAGAAGGAAACTGTCACTGCGAAAACAGTGAAACATCCGGAGAAAAAGGAAGAGGTGCCTGAGCCTTCTTTGAGGTAATCATTCCTTCACTACCTGTGAGTTGattagttgattttttaaatatatcttcaataatttgcaaattatttttgtccagCGAATTGCTAGCCGCCATGAAAATCGACAGAACTCCCAAGAAATTTTTGGAAGATGAAGATCTTCCCCTCGTTAGGGCGGGGAAAATCCAAGAACTGGCGCGCAAATTCAAGCCTAAGGATGGAGCTCATGATATTCAGAGATTCGCAGATCGAGCGTaagtttttcatcaaaatttgcaaattaattagttttgaTTTTCCCTGAGCTTTCGAAGATTCCAGGCATTATCCCTTTAGcattgaatattcatcaaaTGTTAATAGATAAATTAAGAATGGCCATAAAATTCAGAATCCAGTGATTTTGGAGAATTGTTGAAActtgatttttgttttaccCAACGAAGAATGTCTAGGTAAA belongs to Diachasmimorpha longicaudata isolate KC_UGA_2023 chromosome 10, iyDiaLong2, whole genome shotgun sequence and includes:
- the LOC135166717 gene encoding small ribosomal subunit protein mS31, which codes for MDRLLAVKLLTRVNAARGAATKQFHSSVRLLSAKDSSSSSSSDSSDSDAVKPIKIKQPKQRDEAAKQQTVDLLNELMAKMNQENLVNRTIDLALPIKKPPPKKVKEVTLEEKIKSAAKDVAQSLGGDVQKREEELLDKIFSAGTPPPPPVLPIPPVKKSKKKKKQKQTTMQREAQKIEAETVKLEDVFDKKELEVEKKETVTAKTVKHPEKKEEVPEPSLSELLAAMKIDRTPKKFLEDEDLPLVRAGKIQELARKFKPKDGAHDIQRFADRARREVVTDLYAGKPFGIFDGTAVSSKSWTTKLDTWEALEKQTLKLMTTHPPENYFEEMIQWTQRGILWKFPIDNEIGMEEEHNVHFSEHVFLERHINDWCPTKGPIRHFMELVCTGLSKNPYMTVEEKKEHIMWFKNYFGDKQQMLKDIGAIDRDILPAGESQKQIQA